One part of the Paenibacillus silvisoli genome encodes these proteins:
- the pdxR gene encoding MocR-like pyridoxine biosynthesis transcription factor PdxR, with translation MDLALDLAGTEPLYLQVYSQIRALILTGAIREGTKLPSIRSLMQQLSISKTTVETAYHMLIEEGYVISKERSGLIVASSTFSVSEGMTGHSVQREARQVSKERSIPFSSDDPIDFSLLNVDGDSFPFRIWRSIVNESLSLHAQSIHQYGDVRGEYELRESLTHYLRKSRGVVCEPEQIIIGSGIASSIQLLARLLDGYGSIAVELPSIAQVGDMFAQHRFQLVPVTMDDSGRLKQELEQHRVRLLYVTPSHRPTGDPLPYACRQQLLQWAKEHNGYIIEDDYDGELRLFGRPVPALQGLDAHGSVIYIGTFSKVFTPAMRMNYMVLPPSLVQQLPELRHAMSCPSRIDQWAMQLLISRGHWYRHLRRIRKIYRKKQQRLLQLLRMHFPDSVHAEGSKAGLHIELSIKAAGLNADRLIELASQEGVLVYGSQHTDVRAASGHPKIYLGFGGMTEKNMERGVLKLRSAWSAVCTGP, from the coding sequence ATGGACCTCGCGCTCGACTTAGCAGGCACAGAACCGCTGTATTTGCAGGTGTACAGCCAAATTCGGGCTCTCATTCTAACGGGAGCGATTCGCGAAGGGACGAAGCTCCCCTCCATCCGCTCGCTTATGCAGCAGCTCAGCATCAGCAAAACGACCGTCGAAACGGCCTATCATATGTTGATAGAGGAAGGCTATGTCATTAGCAAAGAACGATCGGGCTTGATCGTCGCAAGCTCTACTTTTTCAGTTTCAGAGGGCATGACAGGCCATTCCGTTCAACGCGAAGCTCGCCAGGTCAGCAAAGAACGTTCCATCCCCTTCTCCTCCGATGATCCGATCGATTTCAGTCTGTTGAACGTAGACGGCGATTCGTTTCCTTTCCGCATCTGGCGGTCGATTGTCAACGAATCTCTTTCGCTTCACGCCCAGTCGATCCATCAGTACGGCGACGTCCGCGGCGAATACGAGCTGCGCGAAAGCTTGACGCACTATTTGCGCAAATCCCGCGGCGTCGTATGCGAGCCCGAACAGATCATCATAGGCTCGGGAATCGCCTCCAGCATTCAACTGCTTGCCAGACTGTTGGATGGTTATGGCAGCATTGCGGTCGAATTGCCAAGCATTGCGCAAGTCGGAGACATGTTTGCCCAGCATCGGTTCCAGCTCGTTCCCGTCACGATGGACGACAGCGGCCGGCTTAAGCAGGAGCTCGAACAGCATCGCGTACGTCTCCTCTACGTAACGCCTTCGCATAGGCCGACAGGAGATCCGCTTCCCTACGCGTGCAGGCAGCAGCTGCTTCAATGGGCGAAAGAGCATAACGGGTATATCATCGAGGATGATTACGACGGCGAGCTTCGCCTCTTCGGCCGGCCTGTTCCCGCCCTGCAAGGGCTGGATGCCCACGGATCGGTCATCTATATCGGGACGTTTTCGAAAGTATTCACGCCTGCGATGCGCATGAACTATATGGTGCTGCCGCCGAGTCTCGTTCAACAGCTGCCGGAATTGCGGCATGCGATGTCATGCCCTTCGCGAATCGACCAATGGGCGATGCAGCTCTTGATTTCGCGCGGTCATTGGTATCGCCACCTGAGACGAATCCGCAAAATCTATCGCAAAAAGCAGCAGCGGCTTCTGCAATTGCTGCGAATGCATTTTCCGGACTCCGTCCATGCGGAAGGCAGCAAAGCCGGCTTGCATATCGAACTCAGCATCAAAGCTGCCGGGCTAAACGCGGATCGATTGATTGAACTGGCAAGTCAGGAAGGCGTACTCGTGTATGGGAGCCAGCATACGGACGTGCGCGCGGCATCTGGCCATCCGAAGATTTATTTGGGCTTTGGCGGAATGACGGAGAAGAACATGGAACGGGGCGTACTGAAGCTGCGCAGCGCGTGGTCAGCCGTTTGTACGGGACCATGA
- the gcvPA gene encoding aminomethyl-transferring glycine dehydrogenase subunit GcvPA — protein MTKPHRYIPMTEQDKADMLSAIGAASTEELFRDIPEAIRYRGVLPMSPALDEISLLTHMKELAGRNADTTKYASFLGAGIYDHHLPVVINHMISRSEFYTAYTPYQPEISQGELQAIFEFQSYICELTGMAVANASMYDGVTALSEAGALAAGATKRRQLVVSRTVHPEARETVRTMARGLGLDIVEVGYSADGVTDLEALQAAVTGETAAVLVQSPNFFGCLEDLSAIGPIIHGVKGLFVVSANPISLGLLEAPGKLGADIVVGDAQPLGIPQSLGGPTCGFFAVAEPLMRRMPGRIVGQTKDIDGKRGFVLTLQAREQHIRREKATSNICSNQALLALCASIYLSTMGKQGLIDVASLNLQKAHYASRQLSVLGGISLPFNAPFFNEFVIRLSEDGPSVGEVNRQLLKSGILGGYDLGLAYPELKGHMLIAVTEKRTRGEIDLFASRLGELA, from the coding sequence ATGACGAAGCCGCACCGCTACATTCCGATGACCGAGCAGGATAAAGCCGACATGCTGTCCGCGATCGGAGCTGCCTCGACCGAGGAGCTCTTCCGCGACATTCCGGAGGCGATCCGTTACCGCGGCGTCCTTCCGATGTCGCCCGCGCTCGATGAAATATCGCTCCTTACCCATATGAAAGAGCTGGCAGGACGCAATGCCGACACGACCAAATACGCCAGCTTCCTCGGCGCCGGCATCTACGACCACCACTTGCCTGTCGTCATCAACCACATGATCTCCCGCTCGGAATTTTATACCGCCTACACCCCCTACCAACCGGAAATCAGCCAAGGCGAGCTTCAAGCGATATTCGAATTTCAATCCTATATATGCGAATTAACGGGCATGGCCGTTGCAAACGCCAGCATGTACGACGGCGTGACGGCGCTGTCGGAGGCAGGCGCGCTTGCGGCCGGAGCGACCAAAAGGCGCCAGCTCGTCGTTTCCCGCACGGTACACCCGGAAGCGCGCGAAACGGTGCGGACGATGGCCCGGGGGCTTGGCCTCGATATCGTCGAAGTCGGGTATTCCGCTGACGGCGTCACCGATCTGGAAGCGCTGCAGGCTGCGGTTACCGGCGAAACCGCCGCGGTGCTCGTTCAATCCCCTAATTTCTTCGGCTGTCTGGAGGACTTGTCCGCGATCGGGCCGATCATCCACGGCGTAAAAGGCTTGTTCGTCGTGAGCGCCAATCCGATCTCGCTCGGACTTCTCGAAGCGCCGGGCAAGCTCGGCGCCGACATCGTCGTGGGCGATGCGCAGCCGCTCGGCATTCCGCAATCGCTCGGCGGACCGACCTGCGGCTTCTTCGCCGTCGCCGAACCGCTCATGCGGCGGATGCCCGGCCGGATCGTCGGCCAGACGAAGGATATCGACGGCAAGCGCGGCTTCGTACTGACGCTGCAGGCGCGGGAGCAGCACATACGCCGCGAGAAGGCGACGTCCAACATTTGCTCGAATCAGGCATTGCTCGCCTTGTGCGCTTCGATTTACTTATCAACGATGGGCAAACAAGGGCTGATCGACGTGGCCAGCTTGAACCTCCAGAAGGCGCATTACGCCAGCCGCCAGCTTTCCGTTCTTGGCGGGATCTCCCTTCCTTTCAACGCGCCGTTCTTTAATGAATTCGTCATTCGACTCTCGGAAGATGGACCATCCGTTGGCGAGGTTAACCGGCAGCTGTTGAAGTCCGGTATTCTCGGGGGCTATGACCTCGGGCTGGCTTACCCGGAGCTTAAAGGCCATATGCTGATTGCGGTCACGGAGAAACGGACGCGCGGGGAAATCGATCTTTTTGCAAGCAGATTGGGGGAATTGGCATGA
- a CDS encoding RidA family protein, which produces MTQTIAERLEQLAIVLPQASAPAAKYANYAYTNGFIYVSGKGPEGSPKGKLGSDFTIEQGYQFARQAGIEVLAVLQSALGSLDRVKQVVKLQGFVHATPEFEKHHLVLNGCSDLMLDVFGGEKGAHARSVFGAASLRDGLPVIVDSIFEVA; this is translated from the coding sequence ATGACGCAAACGATTGCCGAGCGACTTGAACAGCTAGCCATCGTGCTGCCGCAAGCTAGCGCGCCGGCGGCGAAGTATGCGAACTATGCTTATACGAACGGATTTATCTATGTATCGGGAAAAGGACCCGAGGGTTCGCCGAAGGGAAAGCTGGGGAGCGACTTTACGATCGAGCAGGGCTATCAATTCGCCAGGCAAGCCGGCATCGAGGTGCTCGCCGTTCTGCAGTCCGCGCTCGGTTCGCTGGATCGCGTGAAACAGGTGGTGAAGCTTCAAGGCTTCGTACATGCGACGCCGGAATTTGAAAAGCATCATCTCGTGCTGAACGGCTGCTCGGATCTGATGCTGGACGTGTTCGGCGGCGAGAAAGGCGCTCATGCCCGCTCGGTATTTGGGGCTGCTTCGTTACGGGATGGGCTGCCGGTTATCGTCGATTCGATTTTTGAAGTGGCGTGA
- a CDS encoding DJ-1/PfpI family protein, whose protein sequence is MAFILFDGMTTLDLAGFHNAVTWLKKREIVEELEWEYCGDKQEVTDDRGMTIKANRVMPDLSGYDLVFIPGGMATRQLIHKCEFVAWIQTAKSVPFKVSVCTGALIWGAAGVLQDKKATTNPLALELLEPFCKEVVQARAVRDGDVFTSGGITASIDLGLFVVETLTNKETAQEVQTWMDYPYYQGGMTL, encoded by the coding sequence ATGGCGTTTATTTTGTTTGACGGGATGACTACGTTGGATTTGGCCGGATTTCATAATGCGGTCACTTGGCTGAAAAAGCGTGAAATCGTGGAAGAGCTCGAATGGGAATATTGCGGGGACAAGCAGGAAGTAACGGATGATCGGGGCATGACGATAAAAGCAAACCGCGTGATGCCCGATTTATCCGGCTATGACTTGGTCTTCATACCGGGCGGAATGGCAACGAGGCAGCTTATTCACAAGTGCGAGTTCGTTGCATGGATTCAAACGGCAAAGTCGGTACCGTTCAAAGTTTCGGTTTGTACCGGAGCGCTGATATGGGGGGCCGCAGGGGTGTTGCAGGACAAGAAAGCGACGACGAACCCGCTGGCGCTGGAGCTGTTGGAGCCGTTTTGCAAGGAGGTTGTGCAAGCTAGGGCGGTGCGGGACGGAGATGTGTTCACGAGCGGCGGCATTACGGCTTCGATCGATCTCGGCCTCTTCGTTGTTGAGACGTTGACGAACAAAGAAACCGCGCAGGAAGTCCAAACTTGGATGGACTATCCGTACTATCAAGGGGGCATGACGCTATGA
- a CDS encoding DUF6933 domain-containing protein: protein MIALKFTKILIKDMKATPIEDGKVIPFYSWHVNLYKLNNRKHILFVNDLTRLCVIIDGVRSSQLKLLQEKFVSTLRTYLCSEGIDQAAIDDYLAQAWDITVTKTDNRSVLGTMKEISIFASDGFEDPIERMKWLNRLIFKPIEYQRPIHVFKDALLN from the coding sequence ATGATTGCACTAAAATTTACCAAAATTCTTATAAAAGATATGAAGGCCACACCGATTGAAGACGGAAAAGTCATCCCCTTTTACAGCTGGCATGTAAATCTTTATAAGCTAAACAATCGCAAGCATATTTTGTTCGTGAATGATTTGACGCGCTTATGTGTCATTATCGACGGGGTTCGGTCATCGCAGCTGAAGCTGCTGCAAGAGAAATTCGTATCGACGCTAAGAACCTATCTGTGCAGCGAAGGCATTGACCAAGCGGCGATCGACGACTATCTTGCCCAAGCCTGGGATATTACGGTAACGAAAACGGATAACCGCAGCGTGCTCGGGACGATGAAAGAGATTTCGATTTTCGCCTCCGACGGGTTCGAGGATCCAATCGAACGGATGAAATGGCTGAACCGATTGATTTTTAAGCCGATCGAGTATCAAAGACCGATTCATGTGTTCAAAGATGCGCTTCTCAACTAA
- a CDS encoding isochorismatase family protein gives MIGEIALPVRKYQSVPDLTIGVNPANTAFLLVDCDESSVNRQIVESNIHPALQAARSLGLKVAYLYNAIQGVGGDQDVTTKIHGLAYLENSWNPLTPTFNPFIEPLEGEAVIPKSHKDGFNGTVLDYYLKTWNIDTIIAVGFHLKSCLFHTCLAARHHNYRVVMLRDCTDSNEFPDTVDPANPEGGWFRFVFMRLYETDIGYTSTSTSFIQAAAKS, from the coding sequence TTGATTGGCGAAATTGCTTTGCCGGTAAGAAAATATCAATCCGTGCCCGACTTGACGATAGGCGTCAATCCTGCGAACACCGCTTTTCTATTAGTGGATTGCGATGAATCGTCAGTGAATCGACAGATCGTCGAGAGTAATATCCATCCTGCGCTTCAAGCAGCACGCAGCTTAGGCCTGAAGGTAGCCTACCTCTACAATGCGATCCAAGGTGTCGGCGGCGATCAGGACGTGACCACTAAAATACACGGACTGGCTTATCTTGAGAATAGCTGGAATCCCCTTACGCCAACCTTCAATCCGTTCATAGAACCATTAGAGGGGGAGGCCGTCATCCCAAAATCGCATAAAGACGGCTTTAATGGTACGGTGCTCGATTATTACCTGAAAACATGGAATATCGATACGATCATTGCGGTAGGCTTCCATCTCAAATCCTGTCTATTCCATACTTGTCTTGCCGCCCGACATCATAATTACCGTGTTGTGATGCTGCGGGATTGTACCGATTCCAATGAATTTCCGGATACGGTTGATCCGGCGAACCCGGAAGGGGGATGGTTCAGGTTTGTTTTTATGCGGCTATATGAGACGGACATCGGCTATACCTCGACTTCGACCTCGTTTATACAAGCTGCTGCCAAAAGCTAA
- a CDS encoding lipoate--protein ligase family protein — protein sequence MAIDEAISSAHREGAVPPTVRFYGWNPASLSIGYFQQAEKEADFQALRENGLGFVRRATGGRAVLHDQELTYSIVVSEHYPGIPANVAEAYRFLSRGLMIGFRGLGLQATMTGGADEADNSQQDNSESLAARKSLTAACFDAPSKYELVVDGRKIAGSAQMRGNGVILQHGSILLELDDEKLFSVLRFANPDVKQRMRNLFNRKAAAINDCLRTRQMPLVSMQRLERVFRDSFAEGLGVELADGELTAGEREQAYRLAREKYGADSWNFRR from the coding sequence ATGGCGATCGACGAGGCGATTTCAAGCGCCCACAGGGAAGGCGCGGTGCCGCCGACGGTACGTTTTTACGGCTGGAATCCGGCCTCTCTTTCGATCGGCTACTTTCAGCAGGCGGAGAAAGAAGCCGATTTCCAAGCGCTGCGCGAGAACGGGTTAGGTTTCGTTCGCCGGGCTACCGGCGGCCGCGCCGTGCTGCATGATCAGGAGCTGACCTACAGCATCGTCGTCTCGGAGCACTATCCGGGTATTCCGGCGAACGTTGCGGAGGCTTACCGCTTTCTAAGCAGGGGGCTGATGATTGGCTTTCGCGGGCTCGGGCTGCAAGCGACGATGACGGGGGGAGCCGATGAGGCTGATAACAGCCAACAGGACAACAGCGAAAGCCTTGCCGCGCGGAAGTCGCTGACTGCGGCCTGTTTCGACGCGCCGTCCAAATACGAGCTCGTCGTCGACGGGCGCAAAATCGCCGGCAGCGCGCAGATGCGCGGTAACGGCGTTATTTTGCAGCACGGCTCGATTCTGCTTGAGCTGGATGACGAGAAGCTGTTCTCGGTGCTTCGATTCGCGAATCCGGACGTCAAGCAGCGAATGAGGAACCTGTTTAATCGGAAAGCGGCCGCGATCAACGATTGCCTGCGCACGCGGCAGATGCCGCTCGTATCGATGCAGCGGCTTGAACGCGTATTCCGGGACAGCTTCGCGGAAGGACTCGGGGTCGAGCTCGCGGACGGGGAGCTGACCGCCGGCGAACGGGAGCAGGCTTACCGGCTTGCGAGAGAGAAATATGGAGCGGACAGCTGGAACTTCCGCAGATAA
- a CDS encoding ABC transporter ATP-binding protein has product MIIDIQHVTWRNGPLTLLKDVSWQVAPGEHWALLGLNGSGKTTLLNLVNGYFWPSEGSVSVLGHRFGEVDLRALRKEIGWVSTSLQEKLYASDRTQNIVISGKHATIGLYDHVSEEDLADARSLMETLGCTHLWDREFRTCSQGEKQKLLIARALMAKPRMLILDEPCNGLDLFSRERLLASIKDLAERRDAPTLIYVTHHTEEILPVFTHALLVRGGEVVRSGRTEEVLTSDGLSDFFEAPVAVDKHGERVYVRVAD; this is encoded by the coding sequence ATGATCATCGATATTCAACATGTTACTTGGCGCAACGGCCCGCTCACGCTGCTGAAGGATGTGAGCTGGCAGGTTGCCCCGGGCGAGCATTGGGCGCTGCTCGGATTGAACGGCTCCGGCAAAACGACGCTGCTGAACCTGGTGAACGGCTATTTCTGGCCGTCGGAAGGCTCCGTCAGCGTGCTCGGCCACCGATTCGGCGAGGTCGATCTGCGGGCGCTGCGCAAAGAGATCGGCTGGGTCAGCACGTCGCTGCAGGAGAAGCTTTACGCGTCGGACCGGACGCAGAACATCGTCATCAGCGGCAAGCATGCAACGATCGGGCTGTATGACCATGTGTCCGAAGAGGATCTTGCCGATGCCCGATCGTTAATGGAAACGCTCGGCTGCACGCATCTATGGGACCGAGAGTTCCGCACCTGCTCGCAAGGGGAGAAGCAGAAGCTGCTCATTGCCCGCGCGCTGATGGCGAAGCCGCGGATGCTCATTTTGGATGAGCCGTGCAACGGCCTCGATCTCTTCTCCCGGGAACGGCTGCTTGCGAGTATCAAGGATCTCGCGGAGCGCCGGGATGCGCCGACGCTGATCTATGTCACCCACCATACGGAGGAGATTTTGCCCGTGTTTACGCACGCGCTTCTCGTTCGGGGCGGCGAAGTCGTGCGCAGCGGCCGCACGGAGGAGGTGCTGACATCGGACGGCCTCAGCGATTTCTTCGAAGCTCCCGTCGCGGTGGATAAACACGGCGAGCGGGTTTACGTTCGCGTGGCGGATTGA
- the gcvT gene encoding glycine cleavage system aminomethyltransferase GcvT, with product MATDLKRTPLYPLYADYPGARCIDFGGWELPVQFSGIQKEHDAVRQQAGLFDVSHMGEFIVTGSEAEAFLQRLTTNDVAKLADGQAQYTLMCYPYGGVVDDLLVYRIASDHFMVVVNAANIGKDFEWMREQLTDDVTLENKSDELALLALQGPNAVAIMALAAGPFDCGKLAPFRFATEVSVGGVQTLVSRTGYTGEDGFELYMAADQAQQVWQALFAVGEAFGLMPAGLGARDTLRFEARLPLYGQELSARISPLEAGLNPFVKLDKGDFIGRDALLRQKTDGVPRKLVGIEMIDRGIPRSHYPVLTADGKPIGEVTSGTQSPTLKRSLGLALIETGFAGLGTEVWVEIRGKLLKAEVVKAPFYKRPPKEGAL from the coding sequence ATGGCGACCGATCTGAAAAGAACGCCGCTCTATCCGCTCTATGCCGATTATCCCGGCGCACGGTGCATCGATTTCGGCGGCTGGGAGCTCCCTGTTCAATTTTCCGGCATTCAGAAGGAGCATGACGCGGTTCGGCAGCAAGCCGGCCTCTTCGATGTTTCGCATATGGGCGAGTTTATCGTCACCGGCAGCGAAGCCGAAGCGTTTCTCCAGCGGCTGACCACGAACGATGTTGCGAAGCTGGCCGACGGTCAGGCGCAATATACGCTGATGTGCTATCCGTACGGAGGCGTCGTTGACGACCTGCTCGTGTACCGGATCGCGTCCGATCATTTCATGGTCGTCGTCAACGCCGCCAATATCGGCAAAGATTTCGAATGGATGCGCGAGCAGCTGACCGATGACGTCACGCTGGAAAACAAGTCCGATGAGCTCGCGCTGCTTGCCCTGCAAGGGCCGAATGCAGTCGCGATCATGGCGCTGGCCGCCGGGCCATTCGATTGCGGGAAGCTCGCTCCGTTCCGTTTTGCGACTGAGGTTTCGGTTGGCGGCGTGCAAACGCTCGTATCCCGGACCGGTTATACCGGCGAAGACGGATTTGAACTCTATATGGCTGCTGACCAGGCGCAGCAGGTATGGCAAGCGCTCTTCGCTGTGGGCGAGGCCTTCGGATTGATGCCTGCAGGACTCGGCGCGCGGGACACGCTCCGGTTCGAAGCCCGGCTGCCGCTGTACGGGCAAGAGCTGTCCGCGCGGATATCGCCGCTCGAAGCCGGGTTAAATCCCTTCGTCAAGCTCGATAAAGGCGATTTCATCGGCCGCGACGCGCTGCTTCGGCAGAAGACGGACGGCGTGCCCCGCAAGCTCGTCGGCATCGAGATGATCGACCGAGGCATACCACGGAGCCACTATCCGGTGTTAACGGCCGATGGCAAGCCGATCGGCGAAGTCACGTCCGGCACCCAATCCCCCACGTTGAAACGCAGCCTAGGCCTCGCGTTAATCGAGACCGGCTTCGCCGGACTCGGAACCGAGGTTTGGGTCGAGATTCGAGGCAAGCTGCTTAAAGCCGAAGTCGTTAAGGCCCCGTTTTATAAACGTCCTCCGAAAGAAGGTGCTTTATGA
- a CDS encoding GNAT family N-acetyltransferase, whose protein sequence is MITLRKITLENRRAIFNLEVSEDQRRFVASNLSSVASCYVIATNGGHPFPFAIYADEQPVGFIMITYRITSYDVPSIAEDGYCILRLMIAKEHQRKGYGREAIKEALAFIRTFPAGPAQYCWIHYNPENEPARKLYESFGFRDNGEIIGEEHITLLRL, encoded by the coding sequence ATGATCACGCTACGAAAAATCACACTGGAAAACCGTCGTGCTATTTTCAACCTGGAAGTTTCCGAGGATCAGCGCCGTTTTGTCGCCTCCAACCTGTCGAGCGTGGCCTCGTGTTATGTCATCGCGACGAATGGGGGGCATCCGTTTCCATTCGCCATTTACGCGGATGAACAGCCGGTCGGTTTCATCATGATCACTTATCGGATCACCAGCTACGACGTCCCGTCGATCGCCGAAGATGGCTATTGCATCCTCCGGTTGATGATCGCCAAAGAGCATCAACGGAAGGGCTATGGCCGCGAAGCGATAAAAGAAGCGTTGGCATTCATCCGTACCTTTCCGGCAGGTCCAGCGCAATACTGCTGGATTCACTATAATCCTGAAAATGAGCCTGCCAGAAAGCTGTATGAAAGCTTCGGTTTCCGGGACAACGGCGAAATCATCGGTGAGGAGCATATTACTTTATTGCGGCTGTAA
- the gcvH gene encoding glycine cleavage system protein GcvH, whose translation MSTVKPGLGYTEEHEWAEAGSGSVKVGITDFAQNQLGDIVFVELPQIGQDVEAGQPMGTIESVKTVSELYSPVSGKVTKVNASLLDSPELVNSDPYGEGWIVEVEVDGDAADIVNGLLSADQYEAFSK comes from the coding sequence ATGAGCACGGTCAAGCCAGGTTTGGGATATACGGAGGAGCATGAGTGGGCCGAGGCGGGCAGCGGGTCCGTTAAGGTAGGCATTACCGATTTTGCGCAAAATCAGCTGGGGGATATCGTGTTCGTCGAGCTTCCTCAGATCGGCCAAGATGTCGAAGCGGGTCAGCCGATGGGCACCATTGAATCGGTCAAAACGGTATCCGAGCTGTACAGTCCGGTCTCGGGAAAAGTGACGAAGGTTAACGCATCGCTGCTGGATTCGCCCGAGCTCGTGAATTCGGATCCATACGGCGAAGGCTGGATTGTCGAGGTTGAAGTCGACGGCGATGCCGCCGACATCGTAAACGGCTTGCTCAGCGCCGATCAGTATGAAGCCTTTAGCAAATAG
- the gcvPB gene encoding aminomethyl-transferring glycine dehydrogenase subunit GcvPB, with translation MNTGEKALIFELSKPGRVAYSLPACDVPEVEAAACIPASMLRQVPAQLPEVYEVDVIRHYTELSRRNFGIDNGFYPLGSCTMKYNPKINEDTARLSGFAHIHPYQPEESIQGALELLYTLQNDIAALTGMDQVSLQPAAGAHGEWTGLMMIRAYHESRGDKRTKVIVPDSSHGTNPASATTAGFDTITIPSDARGMVDLGALRAAVGSDTAALMLTNPSTLGLFEEQIVDIARIVHEAGGLLYYDGANSNAIMGITRPGDMGFDVVHLNLHKTMSTPHGGGGPGAGPVGVKSKLVPYLPKPFVGLRGDGTYYFDDNRPESIGRVKAYYGNFGILVRAYTYIRTYGPEGLRQVSECAVLNANYMMHRLASHFEIPYPGVCKHEFVMSGRGLKAYGVRTLDVAKRLLDFGYHPPTIYFPLNVEECIMIEPTETESKETLDLFIDTMIQIAEEARTTPELVTGAPHSTVVRRLDETTAARKPILNCSCG, from the coding sequence ATGAATACTGGGGAAAAAGCGCTTATCTTCGAGCTTAGCAAACCCGGCCGCGTCGCGTACTCGCTTCCGGCGTGCGACGTTCCCGAAGTGGAGGCTGCCGCTTGCATACCCGCTTCAATGCTGAGGCAAGTACCCGCGCAGCTGCCCGAGGTATACGAGGTCGATGTCATTCGCCACTACACGGAGCTTTCGCGGCGCAACTTCGGCATCGACAACGGCTTTTACCCGCTCGGCTCGTGCACGATGAAATACAATCCGAAGATCAATGAGGATACGGCGCGGCTTAGCGGATTCGCGCATATACACCCCTATCAGCCGGAGGAAAGCATCCAAGGCGCGCTTGAGCTCTTGTACACCCTGCAAAACGATATCGCCGCGCTGACCGGCATGGATCAGGTGTCGCTTCAGCCCGCTGCCGGCGCGCATGGCGAATGGACCGGGCTGATGATGATCCGCGCCTACCATGAGAGCCGGGGCGACAAGCGGACGAAGGTCATCGTTCCCGACTCCTCCCACGGCACGAACCCGGCGAGCGCGACGACAGCGGGCTTCGATACGATCACGATCCCGTCGGATGCGCGCGGCATGGTCGATCTCGGTGCGTTGCGCGCAGCCGTCGGCAGCGATACCGCCGCCCTCATGCTGACGAACCCGAGCACGCTCGGCTTGTTCGAGGAGCAGATCGTGGACATCGCGCGGATTGTGCACGAAGCCGGCGGGCTCCTCTACTACGACGGCGCCAATTCCAATGCGATCATGGGCATCACCCGCCCCGGCGACATGGGCTTCGACGTCGTTCACCTGAACCTGCACAAAACGATGAGCACCCCGCACGGAGGCGGCGGCCCGGGCGCAGGCCCCGTCGGCGTCAAAAGCAAGCTGGTCCCTTATCTGCCAAAGCCGTTTGTTGGCCTTCGCGGCGATGGAACCTATTATTTCGACGATAACCGTCCTGAGTCGATCGGCAGAGTCAAAGCCTATTACGGCAACTTCGGTATCCTGGTCCGCGCCTACACGTACATCCGCACCTACGGACCGGAGGGCCTGCGCCAAGTATCCGAATGCGCGGTGCTGAATGCCAATTACATGATGCACCGGCTTGCGTCGCATTTCGAAATTCCGTATCCCGGCGTCTGCAAGCATGAATTCGTCATGTCGGGCCGAGGCTTGAAAGCTTACGGCGTCCGTACGCTCGACGTCGCCAAGCGGCTGCTCGATTTCGGCTACCACCCGCCGACGATTTATTTTCCGCTCAATGTCGAGGAGTGCATCATGATCGAGCCGACCGAAACCGAAAGCAAGGAAACGCTCGACCTCTTCATCGATACGATGATTCAAATCGCCGAAGAAGCACGAACGACGCCCGAGCTGGTCACCGGCGCCCCGCACAGCACCGTCGTGCGCCGGCTCGACGAAACGACCGCGGCGCGCAAGCCGATATTGAACTGCTCGTGCGGGTAG